The Glycine max cultivar Williams 82 chromosome 12, Glycine_max_v4.0, whole genome shotgun sequence genome window below encodes:
- the LOC102666801 gene encoding vegetative cell wall protein gp1, with product MCYVGKATKIFIFIVTVLVVLGLVLGLGLLRRRHHHNTANKCSDESCIPSPTTFPNPNFNTPTPPSPIDNNPTTPQTPQLPNPIPPPPYSNNPSLPPPPPILQSPPPPEETTPPTPPSVAAPPMNTPTPGSALLTPGPVHAMA from the coding sequence ATGTGCTACGTGGGGAAAGCAACAaagatcttcatcttcattgtGACGGTGCTCGTTGTTCTGGGTCTAGTTTTGGGATTGGGGCTCCTTCGCCGCCGCCACCACCACAACACTGCAAATAAATGCTCAGACGAATCTTGCATTCCTTCACCAACCACATTTCCAAACCCCAATTTCAACACACCAACCCCACCTTCTCCAATTGACAACAACCCCACTACCCCACAAACTCCTCAGCTTCCAAATCCaattcctcctcctccttaCTCCAATAACCCATCTttgccgccgccgccgccgatTCTGCAGTCTCCGCCGCCGCCGGAGGAAACAACCCCTCCGACTCCTCCTAGTGTGGCGGCGCCGCCTATGAACACTCCCACACCAGGGTCGGCGCTGTTGACCCCAGGTCCTGTGCATGCTATGGCCTAA
- the LOC100527433 gene encoding uncharacterized protein LOC100527433 precursor: MDRGVGIFLCLLLVTMDISAGILGIEAEIAQNKVKHLRLWIFECKDPSHKAFMLGLAAAVLLALAHVIVNLVGGFNCLCSQPEADKASPNRQLSMASLILTWIVLAVGLSMLVIGTSSNNKSSGSCGFTHHHFLSTGGILCFVHALFSVVYYVSATAS, translated from the exons ATGGATAGAGGAGTAGGCATTTTTCTTTGTCTCTTGCTTGTGACCATGGATATCTCAGCTGGGATTCTTGGCATTGAAGCTGAAATTGCACAAAACAAG GTTAAGCACTTGAGATTGTGGATATTTGAGTGTAAAGATCCAAGCCATAAGGCCTTCATGTTGGGATTGGCTGCAGCAGTGCTTTTGGCATTAGCCCATGTTATAGTCAATTTGGTCGGTGGCTTCAATTGCCTTTGTTCTCAACCAGAGGCTGATAAGGCTTCTCCCAACAGACAACTCTCAATGGCTTCTCTCATTTTAACATG GATCGTGTTGGCCGTTGGATTGAGCATGCTGGTGATAGGGACTTCATCAAACAACAAGTCAAGTGGTTCTTGTGGTTTCACTCACCATCACTTCTTGTCTACTGGTGgaattttgtgttttgttcATGCCCTATTCAGTGTTGTATATTACGTTTCTGCCACTGCCTCTTAA
- the LOC100807365 gene encoding beta-amylase, whose amino-acid sequence MQMENIVCVAQRINMGTRITFQLEERYNLQHGMSGAGGAIRVERARKQRATTHGFKLDRGLVKKQRRVGVPFKAAATAESEAQVRTISKDPIMLANYVPVYVMLPLGVVTNDNVLQDRVGLENQLKELQAAGVDGVMVDVWWGIVESKGPQQYDWSAYRTLFQMVQDCKLKLQAIMSFHKCGGNVGDSVLIPLPKWVLEIGESDPDIFYTNRKGIRNKECLSLGVDNQPLFHGRTAIELYTDYMQSFRDNMEDFLESELMIDIEVGLGPAGELRYPSYTKNLGWEFPGIGEFQCYDKYLKADFKGAALRADHPEWELPDNAGESNDVPESTEFFKSGGTYQTEKGKFFLTWYSNKLLTHGDEILDEANNVFLGCKVKLAAKVAGIHWWYKAESHAAELTSGYYNLHHRDGYRPVARMLSRHNAILNFTCLEMRNHEQPAKAQSGAQELVQQVLSCGWMENLEVAGENALARYDREAYNQILLNARPNGVNQFGPPTLKMYGVTYLRLSDKLMQQTNFNIFKAFVRKMHANLEYCPDPEKYYHFTVPMERSKPKIPLEVLLEATKPVEPYPWYKETDMSLDVTGFLDYIVAIIVRIFKLKLN is encoded by the exons ATGCAAATGGAAAACATAGTGTGTGTAGCACAGCGCATTAATATGGGGACAAGAATCACTTTTCAGTTGGAAGAAAGGTATAATTTACAGCACGGAATGTCTGGGGCGGGTGGAGCTATACGTGTGGAGAGAGCAAGGAAGCAAAGAGCCACCACCCATGGCTTCAAATTGGACCGTGGCCTCGTCAAGAAACAACGACGTGTTGGAGTGCCGTTCAAAGCAGCTGCAACTGCTGAATCTGAG GCACAAGTTCGTACAATTTCCAAAGATCCAATAATGCTTGCAAATTATGTACCAGTATATGTGATGCTCCCG TTGGGAGTTGTTACAAATGATAATGTCTTGCAAGATAGAGTGGGACTAGAGAACCAACTCAAAGAGCTACAAGCAGCAGGTGTTGATGGGGTTATGGTTGATGTTTGGTGGGGTATAGTAGAATCCAAAGGGCCTCAACAATATGATTGGTCCGCTTATAGGACCTTGTTTCAAATGGTTCAGGACTGCAAATTGAAATTACAAGCTATAATGTCATTCCACAAATGTGGGGGGAATGTGGGAGATTCCGTTTTGATTCCTCTCCCTAAATGGGTACTTGAAATTGGAGAATCGGACCCTGATATCTTTTACACCAACCGCAAAGGTATTAGGAACAAGGAATGTTTATCCCTCGGCGTGGACAACCAACCTTTGTTTCATGGACGAACTGCCATTGAG TTGTACACCGACTACATGCAAAGCTTCAGAGATAATATGGAAGATTTTCTTGAATCCGAGCTCATGATAGACATTGAAGTAGGACTTGGTCCAGCAGGAGAACTTAGATATCCCTCTTATACAAAAAATCTAGGGTGGGAATTTCCTGGTATTGGAGAATTTCAG TGCTACGACAAATATCTTAAAGCTGATTTCAAAGGAGCTGCATTAAGGGCAGACCATCCTGAATGGGAGCTACCTGATAATGCTGGGGAATCAAATGATGTACCTGAATCTACAGAATTTTTCAAATCAGGAGGAACTTATCAAACAGAGAAAGGGAAATTTTTTCTAACCTGGTATTCCAACAAGTTGCTGACCCATGGTGATGAAATCCTAGATGAAGCCAACAATGTATTCCTAGGTTGCAAAGTGAAGTTAGCAGCTAAA GTTGCTGGAATCCACTGGTGGTATAAAGCAGAAAGCCATGCTGCTGAGCTTACTTCTGGCTATTACAACTTACATCATAGAGATGGATACAGACCTGTAGCAAGGATGCTCTCCCGGCACAatgctattttaaattttacatgtcTTGAGATGAGAAATCATGAGCAACCAGCTAAAGCCCAAAGTGGAGCGCAAGAACTTGTTCAACAA GTGCTTAGTTGTGGTTGGATGGAGAACCTTGAAGTTGCAGGGGAAAATGCACTTGCAAGATATGACCGTGAAGCTTATAATCAAATCCTTTTAAATGCTAGACCAAATGGTGTTAACCAATTTGGTCCTCCAACACTAAAAATGTATGGTGTCACATACCTTCGTTTGTCAGATAAGTTAATGCAGCAAACAAACTTTAATATATTCAAAGCCTTTGTGAGAAAGATGCATGCTAATCTG GAATATTGTCCAGACCCAGAGAAGTACTATCATTTCACAGTACCTATGGAGCGGTCGAAGCCCAAGATTCCACTAGAAGTTCTTCTTGAAGCAACCAAACCAGTGGAGCCTTATCCATGGTATAAGGAAACAGACATGAGCCTTGATGTTACTGGTTTTCTTGATTATATAGTTGCTATTATTGTACGTATATTCAagctaaaattaaactaa
- the LOC102666676 gene encoding transcription factor bHLH117 — protein sequence MFSGDGSSMDPMFSGMSLQSLLSMNPSLFEDGFPTLSSLTDDVPTLIIPQSTELNHTNANTKLPIPKTEPLNFFPQYQLPPLCSPEPKRQRLESPPVIPQSSLARQRRQKLSEKTRYLQKLMPWDKKMDQATLLEEAYKYVKFLQAQSRVLHSMPSHSHSHSQFCQNGAAFGDLEKLNRSQALQVLVNSPVAQTMLYSQGFCVFSLEQLSLLRKLSQTRQQQQHMPPDPASSSRTFFN from the coding sequence ATGTTTTCCGGCGATGGCTCCTCCATGGACCCGATGTTTTCCGGCATGAGTCTGCAATCTCTTCTGTCTATGAACCCTTCCCTCTTCGAGGACGGGTTCCCCACTTTGTCCTCCCTAACCGACGACGTCCCAACCCTAATAATCCCCCAATCCACAGAGCTGAACCACACCAACGCCAACACCAAACTCCCGATTCCGAAAACCGAACCCTTAAACTTCTTCCCCCAATACCAGCTCCCTCCCCTCTGCTCGCCGGAGCCGAAGCGGCAGCGCCTGGAGTCTCCTCCGGTGATCCCGCAGAGCAGCCTGGCTAGGCAACGGCGTCAGAAGCTTAGCGAGAAAACGCGGTATCTCCAGAAGCTGATGCCGTGGGACAAGAAAATGGACCAAGCAACGCTTCTGGAAGAAGCCTACAAATACGTCAAGTTCCTCCAGGCACAATCCCGTGTCCTTCACTCCATGccctctcactctcactctcactctcagtTCTGCCAAAACGGTGCCGCTTTCGGCGACCTCGAGAAGCTGAACCGCAGCCAGGCTCTCCAGGTGCTGGTGAACTCCCCCGTGGCGCAGACCATGCTTTACTCCCAAGGCTTCTGCGTTTTCTCCCTCGAACAGCTTTCTCTCCTCAGAAAACTCTCCCAAACgaggcaacaacaacaacacatgCCGCCAGATCCTGCTTCCTCCTCCAGAACTTTCTTCAACTAA